From Triticum aestivum cultivar Chinese Spring chromosome 4A, IWGSC CS RefSeq v2.1, whole genome shotgun sequence, a single genomic window includes:
- the LOC123086956 gene encoding protein argonaute 18 gives MDRYQRVERPRPESAIAENEIRITAQGLIRNYVSYATSLLQDRKIKEIVLKAMGQAISKSVAVTEIIKKRVPGLYQDTNISSVSITDVWEPIEEGLVPLEMTRHVSMISITLSPVELDQNSPGYQSPAYVDQPRQQQRLQQAPAPLRQPRQQPSDYDDSYVRGRGRGRGRGRGRGWGRGGYGGYGNNQGGYNQGGYNQGGYNQGGYNQDGGYYDNQGGYNQDGGYYDNQGGYGGGYGYNQGRQGNYQENGGYNRGRGGMRGRGNWSYRGGYERGRGGGAPGGRGYEGGRGYDQAPAGRGYGGGRGYEGGRGYDQAPAGRGYEGGRGYDQAPAGRGGYEGGRGYGRARGRMARGRGY, from the exons ATGGACCGGTACCAGAGGGTGGAGCGACCGCGGCCCGAGTCGGCCATCGCCGAGAACGAGATCCGAATCACCGCCCAGGGGCTTATCCGCAACTATGTCTCCTACGCCACGTCCCTCCTCCAG GACCGGAAGATTAAAGAGATTGTTCTGAAAGCCATGGGACAGGCAATCAGTAAGTCTGTTGCTGTGACAGAGATTATCAAG AAAAGAGTACCGGGGTTGTACCAAGATACTAACATCAGCTCTGTCAGCATAACTGATGTCTGGGAACCTATTGAAGAAGGCCTTGTCCC ACTGGAGATGACTCGCCATGTTTCAATGATTTCAATTACTTTGTCTCCAGTAGAGCTGGACCAAAATTCCCCAGG GTATCAAAGCCCAGCTTATGTTGACCAGCCCAGGCAACAGCAGCGCCTCCAGCAGGCACCAGCGCCGCTGCGTCAACCTCGCCAACAACCATCTGATTATGACG ACTCCTATGTGCGGGGTCGTGGCAGAGGAAGGGGCCGTGGACGTGGTAGGGGTTGGGGTAGAGGAGGTTATGGCGGATATGGAAACAACCAAGGTGGGTACAACCAAGGGGGGTACAATCAAGGTGGATACAATCAAGGCGGGTACAACCAAGATGGTGGGTACTATGATAATCAAGGCGGATACAACCAAGATGGTGGGTACTATGATAATCAAGGTGGGTATGGCGGTGGATATGGCTACAACCAAGGCCGACAAGGAAACTACCAAG AAAATGGTGGATATAACCGAGGACGGGGTGGTATGCGTGGAAGAGGCAATTGGAGTTACCGTGGGG GATATGAGCGTGGCAGGGGTGGCGGTGCTCCAGGTGGGAGGGGATATGAAGGTGGAAGGGGATATGACCAAGCTCCTGCTGGAAGGGGCTACGGAGGTGGAAGGGGATATGAAGGCGGAAGGGGATATGACCAAGCCCCTGCTGGAAGGGGATACGAAGGCGGAAGGGGATATGACCAAGCTCCTGCTGGGAGGGGGGGATACGAGGGCGGAAGGGGGTATGGAAGGGCTCGTGGAAGAATGGCTCGTGGGCGAGGGTACTGA